The following are encoded together in the Anaerohalosphaeraceae bacterium genome:
- a CDS encoding ABC-F family ATP-binding cassette domain-containing protein produces the protein MSIISLSDIEKSYGTLNLFRGLTVSFHGGQRVGLTGPNGCGKTTLFRLIIGQEYPDKGTVSVQKGLRLAYLPQENRFEGDDRKTVFETACEGVGETRFLQNRLEEVLCELDTQNRHLLKQKLTEYESIRHQLEHQGGWNAEIFVKSILSGLGLNEETYSRPVSALSGGQLSRLMLARTLVSPSDVLLLDEPTNHLDLQGIEWLEMFLKSYKGTVLLISHDRYFLDQLADSIVEIEAGQAFSYRGNYTSFLEQKKVRRLSEERILRRRKEFIAKTLDFIARNKDQEGMRKTARGRKTRLRRLLHNNPDFLKELPEAQRISFFFESPSDRREKLIRAESLSKRFGETVLFRSLNIEITPGCRTVIIGPNGSGKTTLLKILLGQLEPDEGYVQRGENIRIGYLDQHAQTLCEEKTVLEEAAAVRPDLTPEQLRGKLGAFLFRGEQVFQPIATLSGGQKNRLMLAKLVLSEPELLILDEPTNHLDMESRQVLEEALTVYEGAVLAVSHDRYFINRLFDSMLILGRSREGRISPAEHTWYYKLAGEEGIFTQWSQRVQTLQQETASPPKNSLSETAKKTPSVSTPPEIRRFNAWKLEEIEEKILSLEEEIESLSLEYGKEETYRNKEAVQSLQENIDRKKSELALLYRAYEWRIAKKKAK, from the coding sequence ATGTCTATTATATCGCTTTCTGATATCGAAAAATCGTACGGAACTCTGAATCTTTTCCGGGGATTGACTGTCTCCTTTCATGGGGGTCAGCGAGTCGGGTTGACCGGGCCCAACGGTTGCGGAAAGACAACCCTATTTCGGTTGATTATAGGTCAAGAATATCCCGATAAAGGCACTGTGTCTGTTCAAAAAGGCCTTCGGCTGGCCTATCTTCCTCAAGAAAACCGATTCGAAGGGGATGACCGAAAAACCGTTTTTGAAACGGCCTGCGAGGGGGTGGGAGAAACCCGTTTTCTCCAGAACCGACTGGAGGAAGTTTTGTGTGAATTAGATACACAAAATCGACATCTACTCAAACAAAAACTTACTGAGTATGAGTCCATTCGACATCAGCTGGAACATCAGGGCGGGTGGAATGCGGAAATCTTCGTGAAAAGTATTTTGAGCGGTCTTGGACTGAATGAGGAAACATATTCTCGTCCTGTTTCTGCTTTGAGCGGCGGGCAGCTTTCGCGTCTGATGCTGGCCCGCACCCTCGTGAGCCCTTCGGATGTCCTTCTTCTGGATGAGCCGACCAACCATCTGGACCTGCAGGGGATTGAATGGCTGGAGATGTTTCTCAAGAGCTACAAGGGGACTGTGCTGCTCATCAGCCATGACCGGTACTTCCTTGATCAGCTGGCGGACAGCATTGTTGAAATCGAGGCCGGACAGGCGTTCAGCTACAGAGGAAACTATACCTCTTTTCTTGAGCAGAAAAAAGTAAGGCGGCTCTCCGAAGAGCGCATCCTTCGCCGCCGAAAGGAGTTTATCGCCAAGACCCTCGATTTCATTGCCCGCAACAAAGACCAGGAGGGGATGCGCAAGACGGCTCGCGGCCGAAAAACCCGTCTGCGGCGTCTGCTTCACAACAATCCGGATTTTCTGAAAGAGCTGCCGGAGGCCCAGCGAATCTCCTTTTTCTTTGAATCACCATCGGACCGCCGCGAAAAGCTCATCCGGGCCGAGTCTCTGTCCAAGCGTTTCGGCGAAACCGTCCTGTTCCGCAGCCTGAATATTGAAATAACCCCTGGCTGCCGAACGGTCATCATCGGGCCGAACGGGTCCGGCAAGACGACGCTTCTGAAGATTCTTCTGGGGCAGCTGGAGCCGGATGAGGGGTATGTTCAAAGGGGAGAAAATATTCGAATCGGCTACTTAGACCAGCATGCCCAGACACTCTGCGAAGAGAAAACAGTTCTGGAAGAGGCAGCCGCCGTCCGCCCCGACCTGACCCCTGAACAGCTCCGCGGAAAGCTGGGCGCCTTTCTCTTTCGAGGGGAGCAGGTATTCCAGCCGATAGCCACCCTCAGCGGCGGCCAGAAAAACCGTCTGATGCTGGCCAAGCTTGTCCTGTCGGAGCCGGAGCTGCTGATCCTCGATGAGCCGACCAACCATCTCGATATGGAAAGCCGGCAGGTGCTCGAGGAAGCCCTTACGGTCTATGAAGGGGCTGTTCTGGCCGTCAGCCATGACCGATACTTCATCAACCGACTGTTCGACAGCATGCTGATTTTGGGCCGCAGCAGGGAAGGACGGATTTCGCCGGCTGAGCACACATGGTACTACAAACTCGCCGGAGAAGAGGGTATTTTTACACAATGGAGTCAACGGGTCCAGACTCTTCAGCAGGAAACAGCTTCACCTCCGAAAAACTCTCTGTCTGAAACCGCCAAAAAGACGCCTTCTGTATCCACCCCACCGGAGATTCGCCGGTTCAACGCATGGAAACTGGAGGAGATTGAGGAAAAAATCCTGTCCCTCGAGGAGGAAATTGAATCCCTTTCACTGGAGTACGGCAAAGAGGAGACATACCGAAACAAAGAGGCCGTGCAGTCGCTTCAGGAAAATATAGATAGGAAAAAATCAGAACTTGCCCTTCTCTATCGGGCGTACGAATGGCGTATCGCGAAAAAGAAAGCCAAATAA
- the cdaA gene encoding diadenylate cyclase CdaA: MIVEHILRISPYERLIILAELIIIGLVVYAVLNFLEGTRGERLFRGMVLVLFTGSLVLNLGVKTFGMDRIAYLYNGFLLAVLIVAVIAFQPEIRRALIRIGQTSLFTAGSRYQISRGVEEIVEAVSQMAATRTGAILVIERHVGLGEFIETGVRLDARITSELIKTIFYPGTPLHDMALIIRGDRLLAARVQLPLSEGDGAAGSLGSRHRAAIGLSSTSDALVIVVSEETGIISIASDGQLKRNVSKSELRQYLKDALEEAGQPQEQ, translated from the coding sequence GTGATTGTTGAGCACATCTTAAGGATTTCCCCCTACGAGCGACTGATTATTCTGGCCGAGCTGATTATCATTGGGCTGGTGGTCTATGCCGTGCTCAATTTTCTGGAGGGAACCAGAGGAGAGCGTCTTTTTCGGGGCATGGTCCTGGTTCTGTTCACCGGTTCGCTGGTGCTGAATCTGGGGGTCAAGACCTTCGGAATGGACCGGATTGCGTATTTGTACAACGGCTTTCTGCTGGCGGTCTTGATTGTCGCGGTGATTGCCTTTCAGCCGGAAATCCGCCGCGCCCTGATTCGCATCGGCCAGACGTCTCTTTTCACAGCCGGTTCGCGCTATCAAATCAGCCGAGGCGTCGAAGAGATTGTCGAGGCCGTCTCCCAGATGGCCGCCACCCGAACGGGAGCCATTTTGGTGATTGAGCGGCATGTCGGACTGGGCGAATTCATTGAAACGGGCGTTCGGCTCGATGCGCGGATTACCTCCGAGCTGATTAAGACCATTTTCTATCCCGGGACCCCTCTCCACGATATGGCCCTGATTATTCGCGGGGACCGTCTGCTGGCCGCGCGGGTCCAGCTGCCTTTGTCGGAAGGAGACGGAGCAGCCGGCTCGCTGGGCTCCCGTCATCGGGCGGCCATCGGACTGTCCAGCACGTCCGATGCACTGGTGATTGTCGTCAGTGAAGAGACCGGGATTATCTCAATCGCTTCAGACGGACAACTGAAACGAAATGTCAGCAAATCGGAACTCCGGCAGTATCTCAAGGATGCCCTGGAGGAAGCGGGACAACCGCAGGAGCAGTAG